Proteins encoded within one genomic window of Terriglobales bacterium:
- a CDS encoding sigma 54-interacting transcriptional regulator, with protein MSSVASSSGFNGTGDQMPPEAVIFGRTSAMREIQAKLEKVSGANVSVLVQGESGTGKEIIANLLHRRSPWSNGPFVKVSCPAIPGTLMESELFGYEKGAFTGAQGSKPGRVEMAHRGTLFLDEIGELELGLQAKLLQLLQDGQFSRIGAQEDKKVEVRVVCATNRALEDEIIAGTFRQDLYYRINVVNISLPPLRERQDDLPELIHYFIETYNMAYGRRVKMLSGHMMQTLQKYHWPGNIRELANLMKRYVILGAEEAIAGELAQRESSSFDVDVPIDGTISLKKVTKQATRDLERKIILKVLQNHNWNRKRAARAMNISYRALLYKMRDADLPAGRTRPSEVGIAGD; from the coding sequence ATGTCGAGCGTTGCTTCCAGCTCCGGTTTCAACGGCACTGGCGACCAGATGCCGCCGGAGGCCGTCATTTTTGGTCGCACCAGCGCCATGCGCGAGATCCAGGCGAAGCTGGAGAAGGTCTCGGGCGCAAACGTCTCCGTGCTCGTGCAGGGCGAAAGCGGCACGGGCAAAGAGATCATCGCCAACCTGCTGCACCGGCGGTCGCCGTGGTCGAACGGGCCGTTCGTGAAGGTGAGCTGCCCCGCCATTCCCGGCACGCTGATGGAGAGCGAGCTGTTCGGATACGAGAAGGGCGCCTTCACCGGCGCGCAGGGCTCCAAGCCCGGCCGTGTCGAGATGGCGCACCGGGGCACGCTGTTCCTCGACGAGATCGGCGAGCTCGAGCTCGGGCTGCAGGCCAAGCTCCTGCAACTGCTCCAGGACGGGCAGTTCTCCCGGATCGGCGCGCAGGAAGACAAGAAAGTCGAAGTCCGCGTCGTGTGCGCCACCAACCGCGCGCTGGAAGACGAGATCATCGCCGGCACGTTCCGGCAGGACCTGTATTACCGCATCAACGTGGTGAACATCTCGCTGCCGCCGCTGCGCGAGCGCCAAGACGACCTGCCCGAGCTGATCCACTACTTCATCGAAACCTACAACATGGCATACGGCCGCCGCGTGAAGATGCTCTCCGGGCACATGATGCAGACGCTGCAGAAGTATCACTGGCCGGGCAACATCCGTGAGCTGGCGAACCTGATGAAGCGCTACGTCATCCTGGGCGCCGAGGAGGCGATCGCGGGCGAGCTGGCGCAGCGCGAATCGAGCTCATTCGATGTGGACGTTCCCATCGACGGGACGATTTCGCTGAAGAAGGTCACCAAGCAGGCGACGCGTGATCTGGAGCGCAAGATCATTCTCAAGGTCCTCCAGAACCACAACTGGAACCGCAAACGTGCGGCCCGGGCCATGAACATCAGCTATCGCGCCCTGCTCTACAAAATGCGCGACGCCGACCTGCCCGCCGGACGCACGCGGCCCAGCGAGGTGGGGATTGCGGGCGACTGA
- a CDS encoding leucyl aminopeptidase, which translates to MNTHLKLSNPAEVETECLVAVVLDAADPREKDKNKPELLTSSDAVKSAAAELIANGEVTGKIFETVMLHKPAGLKARRLLLVGGGKAANFSSHELRKVAGTAIRFLKPRQVRSAAMIAPESWMGSADAAAQSTLVFERGGITDAVKAVVEGAYVADFDPDTYRSDRKDQSMRDVTVVVGGKHDEAALRRALDQGRIIGESQNFTRELVNEPGNRMTPTILGRRAAEMVREISAHADGFRISCDVYSTDKLKELKMGAFLSVSQGSDEPPALIIIKYEPVGAPENPVIGLVGKGITFDSGGISIKPADGMEKMKYDMAGGAAMIGAMRAIAQLKPKVKVTAIICASENMPSGRAQKPGDVQIAMSGKSIEIINTDAEGRLVLADGLHYARQLGCTHLIDAATLTGACVVALGMVNAGVFANDEDIYQRFSRALQRSGEKMWRLPLDDEYREVIRSGIADIMNSGGRWGGAVTAAMFLKEFVETTPWIHLDIAGVAWMEENKSWIAKGPSGIAVRSLVEFVTGFENGSGK; encoded by the coding sequence ATGAATACACACCTCAAGCTGTCCAACCCCGCCGAAGTTGAGACCGAATGTCTGGTGGCCGTCGTCCTCGACGCCGCCGATCCCAGGGAGAAAGACAAGAACAAGCCCGAGCTGCTGACCTCGAGCGACGCCGTGAAGTCCGCCGCCGCCGAACTCATCGCCAACGGCGAAGTGACCGGCAAAATCTTTGAGACCGTGATGCTCCACAAGCCGGCGGGACTCAAGGCCAGGCGTCTGCTGCTCGTCGGCGGCGGCAAAGCGGCGAACTTCAGTTCCCACGAACTGCGCAAGGTGGCGGGCACAGCCATCCGTTTTCTCAAGCCCAGGCAGGTCCGCAGCGCGGCAATGATTGCTCCCGAGAGTTGGATGGGCTCGGCCGACGCTGCCGCCCAAAGCACCCTCGTCTTCGAGCGCGGCGGCATCACCGATGCCGTCAAGGCCGTCGTCGAAGGCGCCTACGTGGCCGACTTCGATCCCGACACGTACCGCAGCGACCGCAAAGACCAGAGCATGCGCGACGTCACCGTCGTCGTCGGCGGCAAACATGATGAAGCGGCGCTGCGCCGCGCGCTCGACCAGGGACGCATCATTGGCGAATCGCAGAACTTCACCCGCGAGCTGGTGAACGAGCCCGGCAATCGCATGACGCCGACCATCCTCGGCAGGCGCGCCGCCGAGATGGTGCGCGAAATCTCCGCGCACGCCGATGGATTTCGCATCAGCTGCGACGTCTACAGCACCGACAAGCTGAAAGAACTGAAGATGGGCGCGTTCTTGAGCGTCTCGCAAGGCTCCGACGAACCGCCCGCGCTCATCATCATCAAGTACGAGCCGGTGGGCGCGCCGGAAAACCCGGTGATTGGCCTGGTGGGGAAGGGAATCACGTTCGATTCGGGCGGCATCTCCATCAAGCCCGCCGACGGCATGGAGAAGATGAAGTACGACATGGCCGGCGGCGCCGCCATGATCGGCGCCATGCGCGCCATCGCGCAGCTCAAGCCCAAGGTCAAGGTCACGGCCATCATCTGCGCCAGCGAAAACATGCCCTCCGGACGCGCGCAGAAACCCGGCGACGTGCAGATCGCCATGTCGGGCAAGTCCATCGAGATCATCAACACCGACGCCGAAGGGCGCCTCGTCCTCGCCGACGGCCTGCACTACGCCCGCCAGCTCGGCTGCACGCACCTCATCGACGCCGCCACCCTCACCGGCGCCTGCGTGGTCGCGCTTGGCATGGTGAATGCCGGCGTCTTTGCCAACGACGAAGACATCTACCAGCGCTTCAGCCGCGCCCTCCAGCGCTCCGGCGAAAAGATGTGGCGCCTGCCGCTCGACGACGAGTACCGCGAGGTCATCCGCTCCGGCATCGCCGACATCATGAACAGCGGCGGACGCTGGGGCGGCGCCGTTACCGCGGCCATGTTCCTCAAAGAGTTCGTCGAGACCACCCCCTGGATCCACCTCGACATCGCCGGGGTCGCCTGGATGGAAGAAAACAAGAGCTGGATCGCGAAAGGGCCTTCGGGGATTGCCGTGCGGTCCCTGGTGGAGTTCGTGACGGGATTCGAGAATGGCAGTGGAAAGTGA
- a CDS encoding ferritin-like domain-containing protein, with the protein MPGFVKDVTEIRQRAEQKIEEGAVTGAYGGDVGHTVSILNEALATEIVCVLRYMHHYFMATGVHGSSVAAEFKEHADDERGHADRIAERIQQLGGKPDFNPRSLLERSVSQYVEGETLAGMIREDLIAERIVIEVYQKMIRYFRDNDPTTRVLIEGILSDEEEHASDLADLLYIVDPETGRTEVKDPEASPLTLEQRRGQQLSQRRGAQSESVEEEEPAAAHAGHAGNRPRPRQYEDAPTEAPAARPGETSGGTRAVRVTKPNRKKRAA; encoded by the coding sequence ATGCCTGGGTTTGTCAAAGACGTCACCGAAATCCGCCAGCGCGCCGAACAGAAAATCGAAGAAGGGGCTGTCACCGGGGCTTACGGCGGCGACGTGGGCCACACCGTTTCCATTCTCAACGAGGCCCTGGCTACAGAGATCGTCTGTGTTCTGCGTTACATGCACCATTATTTCATGGCGACCGGTGTGCATGGGTCGTCGGTGGCCGCTGAATTCAAAGAACATGCCGACGACGAACGCGGGCACGCCGACCGCATTGCCGAACGCATCCAGCAGCTCGGCGGCAAACCCGACTTCAACCCGCGCTCCCTGCTGGAGCGCTCGGTTTCGCAGTACGTGGAAGGCGAGACGCTGGCCGGCATGATCCGCGAAGACCTCATCGCCGAGCGCATCGTCATCGAGGTCTACCAGAAAATGATTCGCTACTTCCGCGACAACGATCCCACCACGCGCGTCCTGATCGAGGGCATCCTGTCCGACGAGGAAGAGCACGCCAGCGACCTGGCCGATCTGCTGTACATCGTCGATCCGGAAACCGGCAGGACCGAGGTTAAGGACCCGGAAGCGAGCCCGCTGACGCTCGAGCAGCGGCGCGGGCAACAACTGAGCCAGCGCCGAGGCGCGCAGTCGGAAAGCGTCGAGGAAGAGGAGCCGGCCGCGGCGCACGCCGGCCACGCCGGCAACCGCCCGCGTCCGCGGCAGTACGAAGATGCGCCCACCGAAGCGCCGGCGGCGCGTCCGGGTGAAACATCCGGCGGCACACGCGCGGTACGCGTCACCAAGCCCAATCGCAAGAAACGCGCGGCCTAG
- a CDS encoding PilZ domain-containing protein, with the protein MVESAKSAKDQRHMRRFSMQLPVQVKAPEDGQEVLAITKDVSARGVFIYLDSDVSENSPIEFTLTLPPEITMTQSIRVHCKGRVVRVERERPGKVGIAAMIDHYQFLETEQ; encoded by the coding sequence ATGGTTGAGTCCGCTAAGTCCGCTAAGGACCAGCGGCACATGCGTCGATTTTCTATGCAGTTGCCGGTTCAGGTGAAGGCACCCGAAGACGGGCAGGAAGTTCTCGCCATCACGAAGGACGTGAGCGCGCGGGGGGTTTTTATCTATTTGGATTCCGATGTTTCAGAGAACTCCCCCATCGAGTTCACTCTTACGCTGCCACCCGAGATTACAATGACCCAAAGTATCCGGGTGCACTGTAAAGGCAGAGTGGTTCGGGTTGAGCGTGAAAGACCGGGGAAAGTCGGCATTGCCGCGATGATTGACCATTATCAGTTTCTGGAAACTGAGCAATAG
- the smpB gene encoding SsrA-binding protein SmpB codes for MNRPTTRQARQNPPKNVRRDPVAAGERDAAQNRAAGHNYHLLEKMEAGIVLFGTEVKSVRAGRANLKDAYGIIKDGELWLLNLHIGPYEHGNIYNHEPLRTRKLLVHREELKKLIGKTQQRGLTLIPTRLYFRNGRVKVELALAKGKQLWDKRETERRKVADREARAAIARGRRA; via the coding sequence ATGAACCGTCCAACCACCAGACAGGCGCGCCAGAACCCGCCAAAGAACGTGCGCCGCGATCCGGTGGCTGCGGGCGAGCGCGATGCGGCCCAGAACCGCGCCGCCGGGCACAACTATCACCTGCTGGAGAAGATGGAAGCGGGCATCGTCCTGTTCGGCACCGAGGTCAAGTCGGTGCGCGCCGGACGGGCCAACCTGAAAGACGCATACGGGATCATCAAAGACGGCGAACTCTGGCTCCTGAACCTGCACATCGGGCCTTACGAGCACGGCAACATCTACAACCACGAGCCCCTGCGCACGCGAAAGCTGCTGGTCCATCGTGAGGAGCTGAAAAAACTCATCGGCAAGACCCAGCAGCGCGGGCTCACGCTGATTCCCACGCGGCTCTACTTCAGGAATGGACGAGTCAAGGTGGAACTCGCCCTGGCCAAGGGCAAACAGCTCTGGGACAAGCGCGAGACCGAGCGTCGTAAGGTCGCCGACCGCGAGGCGCGGGCGGCGATCGCGAGAGGAAGGCGGGCCTAG
- a CDS encoding DUF1028 domain-containing protein, with translation MKRLFLILFLAASALAQSPRPLRPVHTFSIVARDPQTGEIGAAVQSHWFSVGSSVIWAEPGVGAVATQSFIDPSYGPNGLALMRNGKSAGEALQGLLAMDCGNNVRQVAFIDAKGMVATWTGAADIPAAGGIAGNHSGGFSAPGCGCGAAPDCAQPAKVPTSGAGQFGHDFAVQANLMANNRVWPAMDEAFRQTRGDLAERMLAALDAAQAAGGDIRGRQSAALIVVSGDRSKRPWEKIFDVRVDDAPQPLVELRRLVALQRAYNHMNAGDAAVERKDNEGALRQYAAAEAIAAKTDGVPQSRLAEMIYWHAVALVNMKRVDESLPLFKRVFQMDNNWRELTRRLPKVGLLPDDAKVIDRIAAQ, from the coding sequence ATGAAGCGCCTTTTTCTCATCCTTTTTCTTGCCGCCTCCGCCCTCGCCCAATCACCCCGCCCGCTGCGCCCGGTCCACACCTTCTCCATTGTCGCGCGCGACCCGCAGACGGGCGAGATCGGCGCCGCGGTGCAGTCGCACTGGTTCTCGGTCGGCAGCAGCGTGATATGGGCCGAGCCCGGCGTGGGCGCCGTGGCCACGCAGTCGTTCATTGATCCCAGTTACGGGCCGAACGGCCTTGCGTTGATGAGGAACGGCAAGTCAGCCGGCGAAGCGCTGCAGGGGTTGCTGGCGATGGATTGCGGGAACAACGTGCGGCAGGTAGCGTTCATTGACGCGAAAGGTATGGTCGCAACCTGGACCGGCGCGGCCGATATTCCCGCCGCCGGCGGCATCGCCGGCAATCACAGCGGCGGCTTTTCCGCGCCGGGTTGCGGTTGCGGCGCCGCACCCGACTGCGCGCAGCCGGCAAAAGTTCCAACCAGCGGCGCAGGACAATTCGGCCACGACTTTGCCGTGCAGGCCAACCTTATGGCCAACAATCGCGTCTGGCCCGCGATGGACGAAGCTTTCCGCCAGACCAGGGGCGACCTGGCCGAACGCATGCTCGCCGCGCTCGACGCCGCGCAAGCCGCCGGCGGCGACATTCGCGGACGCCAGTCCGCCGCGCTCATTGTCGTTTCAGGCGACCGCAGCAAGCGTCCGTGGGAAAAAATCTTCGACGTCCGCGTGGACGACGCGCCACAACCGCTCGTCGAATTGCGCCGCCTGGTCGCGCTCCAGCGCGCCTACAACCACATGAACGCCGGCGACGCAGCCGTCGAGCGCAAAGACAACGAGGGCGCGCTGCGCCAGTACGCCGCCGCCGAGGCGATCGCCGCCAAGACCGATGGCGTGCCGCAAAGCCGCCTGGCCGAGATGATCTACTGGCACGCCGTCGCGCTGGTGAACATGAAGCGCGTGGACGAATCGCTGCCGCTGTTCAAGCGCGTCTTCCAGATGGACAACAACTGGCGCGAACTCACCCGCCGCCTGCCCAAAGTTGGCCTCCTGCCGGACGACGCGAAAGTGATCGACCGCATCGCGGCGCAGTAA
- a CDS encoding dihydrodipicolinate synthase family protein, giving the protein MFLHGIFPPLTTPFDRDGAFYPKKLEHNVALYSRTPVAGMVILGSTGEAVMLNDDEYRQVLRVAREAAEPEKVLLAGTGVESARNTLLLIEYAAKLGYDAALVRTPHFYRPSMKPENLLAYYRTVADRSPLPVVLYSVPPFTAYDLPVEVVAQLAEHRNIIGIKESSGNVEKVRALVEATRHVKRSAEVTDVFLAVTGRMKAAPANGGSGDLISPAALVGASPPAAVATAPKLKTRSKEVGFQVLVGSAHTLLPSLEAGGVGAVLAFASAAPTACYEVYTAFKEGNAVLAREKQERITGPSKRVAAEFGIAGLKYAMELNGYYGGPPRLPLLPPTADVKAEIERLMANLKN; this is encoded by the coding sequence ATGTTTCTGCACGGCATCTTTCCGCCTCTGACCACCCCGTTTGACCGCGACGGCGCGTTTTATCCGAAGAAGCTTGAGCACAACGTGGCGCTGTATTCGCGCACGCCGGTCGCCGGGATGGTGATCCTGGGCTCGACGGGCGAGGCGGTGATGCTGAACGACGACGAATACCGCCAGGTGCTGCGCGTGGCCCGCGAGGCGGCGGAACCGGAGAAAGTTCTGCTGGCGGGAACGGGCGTGGAATCGGCGCGCAACACGCTGCTGCTCATCGAGTACGCCGCCAAGCTGGGCTACGACGCGGCGCTGGTCCGCACGCCGCACTTCTATCGCCCGTCGATGAAGCCGGAAAACCTGCTGGCCTACTACCGCACCGTGGCCGACCGCTCGCCGCTGCCGGTGGTGCTCTACAGCGTGCCGCCCTTCACCGCTTACGACCTGCCGGTGGAGGTGGTGGCGCAACTGGCCGAGCATCGGAACATCATCGGGATCAAGGAGTCGAGCGGCAACGTGGAGAAAGTGCGCGCGCTGGTGGAAGCGACGCGGCATGTGAAGCGCAGCGCCGAGGTCACCGACGTTTTTCTCGCCGTGACCGGACGGATGAAAGCCGCGCCTGCCAATGGCGGTAGCGGCGATCTGATTTCGCCCGCGGCTCTGGTTGGCGCGTCGCCGCCCGCAGCCGTGGCAACCGCGCCGAAGCTGAAGACACGTTCCAAGGAAGTCGGGTTCCAGGTGCTGGTGGGCTCGGCGCATACGCTGCTGCCGTCGCTGGAAGCCGGAGGCGTGGGGGCGGTGCTGGCGTTCGCGTCGGCGGCGCCGACAGCGTGTTACGAGGTCTACACCGCGTTCAAGGAAGGCAATGCAGTGCTGGCGCGCGAGAAGCAGGAGCGCATCACCGGGCCGTCGAAGCGCGTGGCCGCTGAGTTTGGGATTGCCGGGCTCAAGTACGCCATGGAATTGAACGGATACTATGGCGGCCCGCCACGCCTGCCGCTGCTGCCTCCCACGGCCGACGTGAAGGCCGAGATCGAGCGGCTGATGGCGAATTTGAAGAACTAG
- a CDS encoding HAMP domain-containing sensor histidine kinase, whose translation MSVDEQLIAPEGTTEDALQSEFRRRAIALASVAHELKTPLAVMAGYTDLLLSGGVGPLNARQRRVLEEMQSSGERLRKFVDDFLAFSAIETGKLKMNYEVADINGSLSEVCSFWLTRFKEKGVACYFLPSSAIEPFAFDSLKVQHVVSNLLQNALKFTPEQGTVYVSVEPFFWERRTDVGQAAINERRGHIDRLYNSVCISVADTGPGIAPEYHQEIFEDFRMLPYSRNLGAGNGLGLAIARRLVQAHDGKIWIESEPGMGSKFSFVIPVKPANER comes from the coding sequence GTGTCGGTCGATGAACAGCTGATAGCGCCGGAAGGGACCACGGAAGACGCTCTGCAGAGCGAATTCCGGCGCCGCGCCATCGCGCTGGCTTCCGTGGCGCACGAGCTGAAGACCCCGCTGGCCGTGATGGCTGGCTACACCGATCTGCTGCTCAGCGGCGGCGTGGGTCCGCTGAATGCCCGCCAGCGCCGCGTGCTGGAAGAAATGCAGTCCAGCGGCGAGCGGCTGCGCAAGTTCGTTGACGACTTCCTCGCCTTCAGCGCCATTGAGACCGGCAAGCTGAAAATGAACTACGAGGTGGCCGACATCAACGGCAGCCTCTCGGAAGTTTGCAGCTTCTGGCTCACGCGCTTTAAGGAAAAAGGCGTCGCCTGTTATTTCCTGCCGTCGAGCGCGATCGAGCCATTCGCCTTCGACTCACTGAAGGTCCAGCACGTGGTCTCCAACCTGTTGCAGAACGCGCTGAAGTTCACGCCCGAACAAGGCACGGTGTATGTCTCGGTGGAGCCGTTTTTCTGGGAGCGGCGCACCGATGTGGGACAAGCCGCCATCAACGAGCGCCGCGGCCATATCGACCGGCTCTACAACTCGGTGTGCATCAGCGTGGCCGATACCGGCCCCGGCATCGCGCCGGAATACCATCAGGAAATTTTTGAGGACTTCCGCATGTTGCCTTACTCGCGCAACCTTGGCGCCGGCAACGGCCTGGGGCTGGCCATTGCCCGCCGGCTCGTGCAGGCGCACGACGGTAAGATCTGGATCGAGAGTGAACCCGGTATGGGCAGCAAGTTCTCGTTCGTTATTCCCGTGAAACCCGCCAACGAAAGGTAA
- a CDS encoding sigma-54 dependent transcriptional regulator, whose translation MSTQPSILVVDDEPSMLRYMQTLLEMDQYRVETATNGMDAIRRVEQNPAPDVILLDLLMPHMDGLQTLERFRQIKPSAKVVMLSCVSDTRKVVEAIRLGAQDYLTKPFHKADLDSVLKRLLKPEAGRQPAAEAMTGEVEELGEDLYFVAASPAMRKIRAQIGLVASVDIPVLLLGESGTGKEILARLIHKMSPRAHRSFLKVNCAALPADLLESELFGYEPGAFTGADRSKPGKFELCNKGTFLLDEVGEMPPTLQAKLLHVLQDQQFSRLGGRSTIRVDVRVLAATNIDIQQAINERRFREDLYYRLNAFTLRIPPLRERKEEIPLLLKHMMTRIAENYATPPLAYSPALLEACQRYEWPGNLRELGNFVKRYLVLRDEGLMIAELRSGKTDMGASQNEAPAATGQRPGGLKSLVRSLKDQAEEEAIRRTLDQTNWNRKTAAMMLNISYKALLYKIRQYGIEAPKNSRLRPGKPLV comes from the coding sequence ATGAGCACCCAACCGAGCATTCTCGTAGTGGACGACGAACCCAGCATGTTGCGGTACATGCAGACGCTGCTGGAGATGGACCAGTATCGCGTGGAAACCGCAACCAACGGCATGGACGCGATCCGCCGCGTGGAACAGAATCCCGCTCCCGACGTCATCCTGCTCGACCTGCTCATGCCGCACATGGACGGCCTGCAGACGCTCGAGCGCTTCCGCCAGATCAAGCCGTCGGCCAAGGTTGTGATGCTCTCCTGCGTGAGCGACACGCGGAAAGTGGTCGAAGCCATCCGCCTGGGCGCGCAGGATTACCTCACCAAGCCGTTTCACAAGGCCGATCTCGATTCCGTGTTGAAGCGCCTGCTCAAGCCTGAAGCCGGCAGGCAGCCCGCGGCCGAGGCCATGACCGGCGAGGTGGAAGAACTGGGCGAGGACCTGTACTTCGTCGCCGCCAGCCCCGCGATGCGCAAGATTCGCGCGCAGATCGGCCTGGTCGCCAGCGTGGACATCCCGGTGCTTCTGCTGGGCGAAAGCGGCACGGGAAAAGAGATTCTGGCGCGGCTCATCCACAAGATGTCGCCGCGCGCGCACCGCAGCTTCCTGAAGGTGAATTGCGCCGCATTGCCCGCCGACCTGCTGGAGAGCGAACTGTTCGGATACGAGCCCGGCGCGTTCACCGGGGCCGATCGCAGCAAGCCGGGTAAGTTCGAGCTGTGCAACAAGGGCACGTTTCTGCTCGACGAAGTCGGCGAGATGCCGCCCACGCTGCAGGCCAAGCTGCTGCACGTTCTGCAGGACCAGCAGTTTTCACGGCTGGGCGGCCGCAGCACCATCCGCGTGGATGTGCGCGTGCTCGCCGCCACCAACATTGACATCCAGCAGGCCATCAACGAGCGCCGCTTCCGCGAGGACCTCTATTACCGCCTGAACGCCTTCACGCTGCGCATTCCGCCGCTGCGCGAGCGCAAGGAAGAAATCCCGCTGCTGCTCAAGCACATGATGACCCGCATCGCCGAGAACTACGCCACGCCCCCGCTGGCCTATTCACCCGCGCTGCTGGAGGCGTGCCAGCGCTACGAGTGGCCGGGCAACCTGCGCGAGCTGGGCAACTTCGTGAAGCGCTACCTGGTCCTGCGCGATGAAGGCCTCATGATCGCCGAACTGCGCAGTGGCAAGACGGACATGGGTGCGTCGCAAAACGAGGCGCCCGCCGCAACCGGGCAGCGTCCCGGCGGGCTCAAATCGCTGGTGCGCAGCCTGAAAGACCAGGCCGAAGAAGAGGCCATCCGCCGCACCCTCGACCAGACCAACTGGAACCGTAAGACGGCGGCCATGATGCTGAACATCAGCTACAAGGCGCTGCTCTACAAGATTCGCCAGTACGGGATTGAGGCGCCGAAAAACTCCCGCCTGCGGCCGGGCAAGCCCCTGGTCTGA
- the ggt gene encoding gamma-glutamyltransferase, with protein MHSALVRHLAPFLALIVIAAVAHAQGPLDRQPGRSVVRAEHGMVATSQPLATQVGLDVLKRGGNAVDAAIAVAAMLNVTEPMMTGVGGDMFAIVYWKKTGELKGLNASGRAPRALTLDYFQKRGITKMPQFGMESITVPGAFDGWTTLLAKYGTMKLPDLLAPAIATAENGFPVMEKCAEDWEEIVPRLRQNADIAAQYLPDGRAPHPGEIFRAPNLARTLRTLANGGRDAFYNGEVGRRIVAYMQSHGGFLTMDDLAAQHAEWVDPISTTYRGYTVYELPPNGQGITVLIALNILEGYDLAAMKSRPDAYYHTLIEALKVAFADRNRYIADPKFARVPVAELLSKDYAARRRQLIRADAVLNSPPAGLAAAASETTYFTIVDKDGNAVSFINSLYEHFGSGIVAGDTGIIMQDRGGGFSLDPASPNVIAPGKRPFHTLIPAMVFKDGKLFMSFGVMGGAMQAQGHVQLLTNLIDLGMPLQQAMETPRFRYDGEDKVYLEDEMGSDVLGKLIARGHKRLQPRRNQMGGGQAIMIDQKTGALLGASDNRKDGMALGW; from the coding sequence ATGCATTCGGCCCTGGTCCGCCACTTAGCCCCGTTCCTCGCCCTCATTGTTATCGCTGCGGTCGCGCACGCCCAAGGCCCCCTCGACCGCCAGCCCGGACGCAGCGTGGTCCGCGCCGAGCACGGTATGGTCGCAACGTCGCAACCGCTGGCCACGCAGGTGGGCCTCGACGTCCTCAAGCGCGGCGGCAACGCGGTGGACGCCGCCATCGCCGTCGCCGCCATGCTCAATGTGACCGAGCCGATGATGACCGGCGTCGGCGGCGACATGTTCGCCATCGTCTACTGGAAGAAAACCGGCGAGCTGAAGGGATTGAACGCCAGCGGCCGCGCCCCGCGCGCCCTCACGCTCGACTACTTCCAGAAGCGCGGCATCACGAAGATGCCGCAGTTCGGCATGGAGAGCATCACCGTCCCCGGCGCGTTCGACGGCTGGACCACGCTGCTCGCCAAGTACGGGACCATGAAGCTGCCCGACCTGCTGGCGCCGGCGATCGCCACCGCCGAAAACGGCTTCCCGGTGATGGAAAAGTGCGCCGAGGACTGGGAAGAAATCGTCCCGCGGCTGCGCCAGAACGCCGACATCGCCGCCCAATACTTACCCGACGGCCGCGCCCCGCATCCCGGCGAAATCTTCCGGGCGCCGAACCTGGCGCGCACGCTGCGCACGCTCGCCAACGGCGGCCGCGACGCCTTCTACAACGGCGAAGTAGGGCGCCGGATCGTCGCCTACATGCAGTCGCACGGCGGTTTTCTCACCATGGACGACCTGGCTGCGCAGCACGCTGAGTGGGTTGATCCCATCTCCACCACCTACCGCGGCTACACCGTCTACGAGCTCCCGCCCAACGGGCAGGGAATCACCGTCCTGATCGCGCTCAACATCCTCGAGGGCTACGACCTGGCGGCGATGAAGTCGCGGCCCGATGCCTACTACCACACGCTCATCGAGGCGCTGAAGGTGGCGTTTGCCGATCGCAACCGCTACATCGCCGACCCGAAATTCGCCAGGGTGCCGGTCGCCGAGCTGCTGAGCAAAGACTACGCCGCCCGCCGCCGCCAGCTCATCCGCGCCGACGCCGTCCTGAACTCGCCGCCTGCCGGCCTGGCTGCCGCCGCCAGCGAAACCACGTACTTCACCATCGTGGACAAAGACGGCAACGCCGTCTCGTTCATCAACTCGCTGTATGAGCACTTCGGCAGCGGCATCGTCGCGGGCGACACGGGGATCATCATGCAGGACCGCGGCGGCGGCTTCTCCCTCGATCCCGCCAGCCCGAACGTGATCGCGCCCGGCAAGCGGCCGTTCCACACCCTCATCCCGGCCATGGTGTTCAAAGACGGCAAGCTTTTCATGTCCTTCGGCGTGATGGGCGGCGCCATGCAGGCCCAGGGACACGTCCAGTTGCTCACCAACCTCATCGACCTCGGCATGCCGCTGCAGCAGGCCATGGAAACGCCCCGCTTCCGCTACGACGGCGAAGACAAGGTCTACCTCGAAGACGAGATGGGCAGCGACGTCCTGGGCAAACTCATCGCCCGCGGACACAAGCGCCTGCAACCGCGGCGCAACCAGATGGGCGGCGGCCAGGCGATCATGATCGACCAGAAGACCGGCGCGCTGCTCGGCGCCTCCGACAACAGAAAGGATGGAATGGCGCTGGGCTGGTAA